Proteins encoded within one genomic window of Sebastes fasciatus isolate fSebFas1 chromosome 18, fSebFas1.pri, whole genome shotgun sequence:
- the LOC141756395 gene encoding voltage-gated potassium channel regulatory subunit KCNF1-like, with protein sequence MWRTRYADCSGSETSEDTEIVVNIGGVKQVLYGDVLNRYPDTLLAQLVDCSLKSPEEISSLCDDYDPDTGEFYFDRDPEAFKCIIELYYYGEIHMKRGICPICFMKEMDFWKIDSDFLDDCCKYHLKEVEDELAEIAEKVKTILVDREGGDPSASGWQRIQMYIWRLMEKPESSLPARVIAIASFIFILVSSVVMCVGTLPDLQVEDSEGNLTENPTLEVIDTICIGWFTIEYILRFISSPNKVKFLLAFMNIIDFMAIMPFFVVLILTQFGTGVMELANVQQAVQALRIMRIARIFKLARHSAGLQTLTSALKSSFKELGLLLMYMGVGVFLFSALGYTMEQSHPETLFTSIPQSFWWAVITMTTVGYGDVYPKTTLGRCNAALSFLCGVIAIALPIHPIINNFVLFYNKQQVLETAAKHEIELMALRDGEVEEEEEAAPGAHKHVCYMRSCHSDTHIPLLKDPRGAAAGIQTPSMDTSFESTAETTEYFISENTEGIWKDKTTKTSN encoded by the coding sequence ATGTGGAGGACTCGGTACGCGGACTGCAGCGGCTCTGAAACCAGTGAAGACACGGAGATAGTTGTGAACATCGGAGGAGTGAAACAGGTGTTATATGGAGACGTGTTGAACCGATACCCGGACACTCTTTTGGCACAACTGGTAGACTGTTCCCTCAAATCTCCTGAGGAAATATCCTCATTATGTGACGACTACGACCCTGACACAGGAGAATTTTACTTCGACAGAGACCCTGAAGCATTTAAATGCATAATCGAGCTGTATTATTATGGAGAGATCCACATGAAACGAGGCATCTGTCCAATCTGTTTCATGAAGGAGATGGACTTCTGGAAAATCGACTCTGATTTCCTAGACGACTGTTGCAAATACCACCTGAAGGAAGTGGAGGATGAACTGGCTGAGATTGCAGAGAAAGTGAAAACCATCCTGGTGGACCGAGAAGGAGGAGACCCGTCCGCATCTGGATGGCAGCGCATCCAGATGTACATCTGGAGGCTGATGGAGAAGCCGGAGTCCTCGCTGCCTGCGCGTGTCATCGCTATAGCTtctttcatcttcatcctcgTGTCTTCCGTGGTGATGTGCGTGGGGACACTACCAGACCTGCAGGTGGAGGACTCGGAAGGTAATCTCACAGAAAACCCAACTTTAGAGGTCATCGACACAATCTGCATCGGATGGTTCACTATTGAATACATCCTGcgtttcatctcctctccaAATAAAGTCAAATTCCTCCTCGCGTTCATGAACATAATCGACTTCATGGCCATCATGCCCTTCTTCGTGGTGCTCATTCTGACACAATTTGGCACAGGTGTGATGGAGCTGGCTAATGTGCAGCAGGCGGTGCAGGCTTTACGCATAATGCGCATTGCGCGCATTTTCAAGCTGGCGCGTCATTCCGCCGGACTCCAGACGCTCACATCTGCACTGAAGAGCAGCTTCAAAGAGCTCGGCTTGCTCCTCATGTACATGGGCGTGggggtgtttttgttttccgcACTGGGCTACACTATGGAGCAGAGTCACCCGGAGACTTTGTTCACCAGCATCCCACAGTCCTTCTGGTGGGCTGTGATCACCATGACCACGGTGGGCTATGGAGATGTGTATCCAAAGACCACTTTAGGTCGGTGTAATGCGGCCCTCAGCTTTCTGTGCGGAGTGATCGCCATCGCTCTGCCCATACACCCCATCATCAacaattttgttttgttctacaacaagCAACAGGTGTTGGAGACCGCTGCCAAGCATGAGATCGAGCTGATGGCGCTGCgagatggagaggtggaggaggaggaggaggctgcacCTGGTGCGCATAAACATGTTTGCTACATGCGCTCCTGTCACAGCGACACACACATCCCTTTACTGAAGGATcccagaggagctgctgcagggaTCCAGACTCCCAGCATGGACACGAGCTTTGAGAGCACAGCAGAGACCACTGAATATTTCATCTCAGAAAACACTGAAGGCATCTGGAaagataaaacaacaaaaacatcaaattaa
- the pdia6 gene encoding protein disulfide-isomerase A6 isoform X1, which yields MGSLLLGVLGCSLLLPVVQAFYSASDDVVVLTPSNFNKEVIQSDSLWLIEFYAPWCGHCQSLTADWKKAASALKGIVKIGAVDADEHKSLGGQFSVRGFPTIKVFGANKNKPEDYQGGRNSQAIVDGAMTALRSLVKDRLSGKSGGSGYSKQQSGGGGGGSKEDVVELTDDNFDKMVLEGDAVWLVEFFAPWCGHCKSLEPEWAAAASAVKEQTKGKVRLGAMDATVHQAVSGRYGIRGFPTIKIFRKGEEPEDYQGGRTRGDIIEKALDLFSDNSAPPELAEILNEGILKKTCEDSQLCVIGVLPHILDTGAAGRNGYLEVMMKMAEKYKKKMWGWLWIEAGAQMELEAALGIGGFGYPAMAAINARKMKFALLRGSFSENGIHEFLRELSVGRGSTSTLGSGTMPKIHAVEAWDGKDGQLPVEEDYDLSDVDLDDLDKDEL from the exons ATGGGATCGCTTTTACTTG gaGTGCTGGGCTGCTCCCTGCTGCTGCCTGTTGTCCAAGCCTTTTACTCAGCTAGTGATGATGTTGTGGTGCTCACTCCATCCAACTTCAACAAGGAGGTGATCCAGAGTGACAGTCTGTGGCTGATTGAGTTTTATGCTCCCTG GTGTGGCCACTGTCAAAGTCTAACGGCTGATTGGAAGAAGGCAGCCAGTGCCCTCAAG GGTATCGTCAAGATCGGTGCCGTAGATGCAGACGAGCACAAGTCACTGGGTGGCCAGTTTAGCGTCAGAGGTTTCCCCACCATCAAGGTCTTCGGAGCCAATAAGAACAAGCCAGAGGATTACCAAG GTGGGCGCAATAGCCAAGCCATCGTGGACGGAGCCATGACCGCTTTGCGCAGTCTGGTGAAAGACAGGCTGAGCGGCAAGTCTGGCGGCTCCGGCTACAGCAAACAG CAGagtggtggcggcggcggcggcagtaAGGAGGATGTGGTCGAGCTCACTGATGACAACTTTGACAAGATGGTGCTGGAGGGTGATGCGGTGTGGCTGGTGGAGTTCTTCGCCCCCTGGTGTGGACACTGCAAAAG CCTGGAGCCCGAGTGGGCAGCTGCAGCCTCAGCGGTCAAGGAGCAGACGAAGGGCAAAGTTCGCCTCGGAGCTATGGACGCTACCGTGCACCAGGCTGTGTCCGGCCGCTACGGG atccGTGGATTTCCCACCATCAAGATTTTCCGCAAAGGCGAGGAGCCCGAAGACTACCAAGGAGGCCGCACCCGTGGCGACATCATCGAGAAGGCTctggatctgttctctgacAACTCTGCTCCTCCTGAGCTGGCGGAG ATCCTCAATGAAGGCATCTTGAAGAAGACCTGTGAGGACAGTCAGTTGTGTGTAATTGGTGTGCTGCCACACATCCTGGACACAG GCGCAGCAGGTAGAAACGGCTACTTGgaggtgatgatgaagatggctGAGAAGTACAAGAAGAAGATGTGGGG CTGGCTGTGGATTGAAGCTGGAGCTCAGATGGAGCTGGAGGCCGCTCTGGGTATCGGCGGATTTGGCTACCCCGCCATGGCCGCCATCAACGCACGCAAGATGAAATTTGCTCTGCTCAGGGGCTCCTTCAGCGAGAACGGCATTCACGAGTTCCTCAG GGAGCTTTCTGTGGGACGTGGATCAACTTCCACGTTGGGAAGTGGGACCATGCCCAAGATTCACGCTGTTGAAGCCTGGGATGGCAAAGACGGACAG CTTCCTGTGGAGGAGGACTACGACCTCAGTGACGTAGACCTGGATGACTTGGATAAAGATGAGTTATGA
- the pdia6 gene encoding protein disulfide-isomerase A6 isoform X2 — protein sequence MGSLLLGVLGCSLLLPVVQAFYSASDDVVVLTPSNFNKEVIQSDSLWLIEFYAPWCGHCQSLTADWKKAASALKGIVKIGAVDADEHKSLGGQFSVRGFPTIKVFGANKNKPEDYQGGRNSQAIVDGAMTALRSLVKDRLSGKSGGSGYSKQSGGGGGGSKEDVVELTDDNFDKMVLEGDAVWLVEFFAPWCGHCKSLEPEWAAAASAVKEQTKGKVRLGAMDATVHQAVSGRYGIRGFPTIKIFRKGEEPEDYQGGRTRGDIIEKALDLFSDNSAPPELAEILNEGILKKTCEDSQLCVIGVLPHILDTGAAGRNGYLEVMMKMAEKYKKKMWGWLWIEAGAQMELEAALGIGGFGYPAMAAINARKMKFALLRGSFSENGIHEFLRELSVGRGSTSTLGSGTMPKIHAVEAWDGKDGQLPVEEDYDLSDVDLDDLDKDEL from the exons ATGGGATCGCTTTTACTTG gaGTGCTGGGCTGCTCCCTGCTGCTGCCTGTTGTCCAAGCCTTTTACTCAGCTAGTGATGATGTTGTGGTGCTCACTCCATCCAACTTCAACAAGGAGGTGATCCAGAGTGACAGTCTGTGGCTGATTGAGTTTTATGCTCCCTG GTGTGGCCACTGTCAAAGTCTAACGGCTGATTGGAAGAAGGCAGCCAGTGCCCTCAAG GGTATCGTCAAGATCGGTGCCGTAGATGCAGACGAGCACAAGTCACTGGGTGGCCAGTTTAGCGTCAGAGGTTTCCCCACCATCAAGGTCTTCGGAGCCAATAAGAACAAGCCAGAGGATTACCAAG GTGGGCGCAATAGCCAAGCCATCGTGGACGGAGCCATGACCGCTTTGCGCAGTCTGGTGAAAGACAGGCTGAGCGGCAAGTCTGGCGGCTCCGGCTACAGCAAACAG agtggtggcggcggcggcggcagtaAGGAGGATGTGGTCGAGCTCACTGATGACAACTTTGACAAGATGGTGCTGGAGGGTGATGCGGTGTGGCTGGTGGAGTTCTTCGCCCCCTGGTGTGGACACTGCAAAAG CCTGGAGCCCGAGTGGGCAGCTGCAGCCTCAGCGGTCAAGGAGCAGACGAAGGGCAAAGTTCGCCTCGGAGCTATGGACGCTACCGTGCACCAGGCTGTGTCCGGCCGCTACGGG atccGTGGATTTCCCACCATCAAGATTTTCCGCAAAGGCGAGGAGCCCGAAGACTACCAAGGAGGCCGCACCCGTGGCGACATCATCGAGAAGGCTctggatctgttctctgacAACTCTGCTCCTCCTGAGCTGGCGGAG ATCCTCAATGAAGGCATCTTGAAGAAGACCTGTGAGGACAGTCAGTTGTGTGTAATTGGTGTGCTGCCACACATCCTGGACACAG GCGCAGCAGGTAGAAACGGCTACTTGgaggtgatgatgaagatggctGAGAAGTACAAGAAGAAGATGTGGGG CTGGCTGTGGATTGAAGCTGGAGCTCAGATGGAGCTGGAGGCCGCTCTGGGTATCGGCGGATTTGGCTACCCCGCCATGGCCGCCATCAACGCACGCAAGATGAAATTTGCTCTGCTCAGGGGCTCCTTCAGCGAGAACGGCATTCACGAGTTCCTCAG GGAGCTTTCTGTGGGACGTGGATCAACTTCCACGTTGGGAAGTGGGACCATGCCCAAGATTCACGCTGTTGAAGCCTGGGATGGCAAAGACGGACAG CTTCCTGTGGAGGAGGACTACGACCTCAGTGACGTAGACCTGGATGACTTGGATAAAGATGAGTTATGA